One Clavibacter zhangzhiyongii genomic region harbors:
- a CDS encoding MoaD/ThiS family protein — translation MIVPVELFAAAAAALGRTTDQLDLPDGAVLGDLVDALGALAVTTDDPANAAAVLARCSYLVEGVATTDRDAPLTAGSAVDVLPPFSGG, via the coding sequence GTGATCGTGCCCGTGGAGCTCTTCGCCGCCGCCGCCGCCGCGCTCGGCCGCACGACCGACCAGCTCGACCTGCCCGACGGCGCCGTGCTCGGCGACCTCGTGGACGCGCTCGGCGCCCTGGCCGTGACCACCGACGACCCGGCGAACGCCGCCGCCGTGCTGGCCCGCTGCTCCTACCTCGTCGAGGGCGTCGCCACGACCGACCGCGACGCGCCCCTCACCGCGGGCAGCGCGGTCGACGTGCTGCCGCCGTTCTCGGGCGGCTGA
- a CDS encoding DUF1648 domain-containing protein has translation MTDTRSMPTGTRIAVVAPGVVLLLALVAAAVGLGPSLPARIAVHFAADGTPDGWGSPWTMLAVALGLAAAAVVVAVVGLRAADRRTAATWAGVVHVVAGSLAAAWIVIALRHATGDGTLPVAWAVVIIGVGLLAAAVPFLALVRGAAPVAAHDVPSLRVAATARVAWRTHAGSAWFAGVGAAVVALGIVVAVQTAGLDAGTAALSSLPLVLAGLAVLALARVDVTVDARGLRITSSWTRIPVMRVPLDRIESGGWEDVSPGQWGGWGLRLSGRGVAYVTRSGPGLVVQLRGGRARLVTSPDAERGAAVLTTLLAARGRA, from the coding sequence ATGACCGACACGCGATCCATGCCGACCGGGACCCGCATCGCGGTCGTCGCCCCCGGGGTCGTCCTCCTGCTCGCCCTCGTCGCGGCGGCGGTCGGGCTCGGGCCGTCGCTGCCCGCCCGCATCGCCGTGCACTTCGCCGCCGACGGGACCCCCGACGGCTGGGGCTCGCCGTGGACGATGCTCGCGGTCGCCCTGGGCCTCGCCGCCGCAGCCGTGGTGGTCGCCGTGGTCGGCCTGCGCGCGGCCGACCGGCGCACCGCGGCCACCTGGGCGGGCGTCGTCCACGTCGTCGCGGGCAGCCTCGCCGCCGCGTGGATCGTCATCGCCCTCCGCCATGCGACCGGCGACGGGACGCTCCCCGTCGCGTGGGCCGTCGTGATCATCGGCGTCGGCCTCCTCGCGGCGGCCGTCCCCTTCCTCGCGCTCGTCCGCGGCGCCGCCCCGGTGGCCGCGCACGACGTGCCGTCGCTCCGGGTGGCCGCCACCGCGCGCGTCGCCTGGCGGACGCACGCCGGGAGCGCGTGGTTCGCCGGCGTCGGCGCCGCCGTCGTCGCGCTCGGGATCGTCGTGGCCGTGCAGACCGCGGGCCTCGACGCGGGGACCGCCGCGCTCTCGTCCCTGCCGCTGGTGCTGGCCGGGCTGGCGGTGCTCGCCCTGGCGCGCGTCGACGTCACGGTCGACGCGCGCGGGCTCCGCATCACCTCCTCGTGGACCCGGATCCCGGTCATGCGCGTGCCCCTCGACCGGATCGAGTCGGGCGGCTGGGAGGACGTGTCGCCCGGCCAGTGGGGCGGCTGGGGCCTGCGGCTCTCGGGGCGCGGCGTCGCCTACGTCACCCGCTCCGGGCCCGGCCTCGTCGTCCAGCTCCGCGGCGGACGGGCGCGCCTCGTGACCTCCCCCGACGCGGAGCGCGGGGCGGCCGTGCTCACGACGCTCCTCGCGGCGCGCGGCCGGGCGTGA
- a CDS encoding GntR family transcriptional regulator produces MLITVDPAARASLAEQVATQIRHAIARGDLASGERLPSARDLAASVDVNMHTVLRAYAALQEDGLIELRRGRGATVIRSGHASFDRLRTLVEELRDQAETLGVPLDDLLTMIKGAR; encoded by the coding sequence ATGCTCATTACCGTCGACCCGGCCGCCCGGGCCTCGCTGGCGGAGCAGGTCGCCACGCAGATCCGCCACGCCATCGCCCGCGGCGACCTCGCGAGCGGGGAGCGCCTGCCGTCGGCGCGCGACCTCGCGGCGTCCGTCGACGTGAACATGCACACGGTCCTCCGCGCGTACGCGGCCCTCCAGGAGGACGGCCTCATCGAGCTGCGGCGCGGCCGTGGCGCGACGGTGATCCGCTCCGGCCACGCCTCGTTCGACCGCCTGCGCACGCTCGTCGAGGAGCTGCGCGACCAGGCGGAGACCCTCGGGGTCCCGCTCGACGACCTCCTCACCATGATCAAGGGAGCACGATGA
- a CDS encoding ATP-binding protein, whose amino-acid sequence MIAESPIRAGVERGMVRTLTVIGPLLALLSLPALVVEDATGGAVPPALAVVLCLAALMIAAVPASLVPRGLPAYGCLRLSALLYVALIAIEPLRLADAALPDAAPWLIALSCVGFSCLAIGVRDPLRAVAACWACVALVAWIYADRLPTAELVVQAVGLAGIAVALVLGVRALRVRASSADAAERRARDLFESSRRRAALAAERVRTDALLHDTVLAALLSAAGKDAPDRVARMARSALDIVTGTAGRPDARSRRVRFGDAVAAADREIAALEGLARLDLARAAAVELPSAAADALVAAMLQALSNSVTHARAATVRTATAGPTHDGGVRIRVRDDGGGFDPAHVAPDQLGVRVSILERMRQVGGYAEVRPEPGRGTTVVLRWEPDHEATPDVPGSGSRAGLVPRRALSATMTALIMGAIVVATVEAALVFQALGPVIAAVLGLAALPVLVRGARSGRMRTRTAWVLAGVGGVICATATVGLSPDEVDSVTISWLTCGILAACVLVWMAGHRLPPLVATGFLVTAIAVWGGPADVVRLGLAAEIVLVAAGLLLHRALRDVTAATRRAGAAARETLRWQAEIDAYQLERQDRLRTAAGEVAPVLRRIVADDGALDDASRAECGVLEQTLRDEIRGRRLLNDGLRRVIRAHRRRGAQVQVLDDGGLDDLAPDALDALLDDVAEVLRPLRSSRIVVRTSDPQSGAAVTIVASSPDEIAAALGLESDEEVELWTSIPRPPA is encoded by the coding sequence ATGATCGCCGAGTCCCCCATCCGCGCGGGCGTCGAGCGCGGGATGGTGCGCACGCTCACGGTCATCGGCCCCCTGCTGGCCCTGCTGTCGCTCCCCGCGCTCGTGGTCGAGGACGCGACGGGCGGGGCCGTCCCGCCCGCCCTGGCCGTCGTGCTCTGCCTGGCCGCGCTGATGATCGCGGCGGTGCCGGCCTCGCTCGTGCCGCGCGGGCTGCCCGCGTACGGGTGCCTGCGCCTCTCGGCCCTCCTCTACGTGGCGCTCATCGCGATCGAGCCGCTGCGGCTGGCGGATGCGGCGCTCCCCGACGCGGCCCCCTGGCTCATCGCCCTGTCCTGCGTCGGCTTCAGCTGCCTCGCGATCGGGGTGCGGGATCCGCTGCGCGCCGTCGCCGCCTGCTGGGCGTGCGTCGCCCTCGTCGCGTGGATCTACGCCGACCGCCTGCCCACGGCGGAGCTCGTCGTGCAGGCCGTCGGCCTCGCGGGCATCGCGGTCGCGCTGGTCCTCGGCGTCCGCGCGCTGCGCGTGCGGGCGAGCAGCGCCGACGCGGCCGAGCGCCGGGCCCGGGACCTGTTCGAGAGCTCCCGCCGACGCGCCGCGCTCGCGGCGGAGCGCGTGCGCACGGACGCGCTCCTGCACGACACGGTGCTCGCCGCCCTGCTGTCAGCCGCCGGGAAGGACGCGCCCGACCGGGTCGCGCGGATGGCCCGGTCCGCCCTCGACATCGTCACCGGCACCGCGGGCCGACCCGATGCCCGCTCCCGCCGCGTGCGCTTCGGCGACGCGGTGGCCGCGGCCGACCGCGAGATCGCCGCGCTGGAGGGGCTCGCGCGGCTCGACCTCGCCCGGGCCGCCGCGGTGGAGCTGCCGTCCGCGGCGGCCGACGCCCTCGTCGCCGCGATGCTGCAGGCCCTCAGCAACAGCGTCACGCATGCCCGGGCCGCGACCGTCCGCACCGCGACGGCCGGGCCCACCCACGACGGCGGGGTGCGGATCCGCGTGCGCGACGACGGCGGCGGCTTCGATCCCGCGCACGTCGCGCCGGACCAGCTCGGGGTGCGCGTGTCGATCCTCGAGCGCATGCGGCAGGTGGGCGGCTACGCCGAGGTCCGCCCGGAGCCGGGCCGCGGCACCACGGTCGTGCTCCGCTGGGAGCCGGACCACGAGGCGACCCCGGACGTCCCCGGGAGCGGGAGCCGCGCGGGCCTGGTCCCGCGGCGCGCGCTGTCCGCGACGATGACGGCCCTCATCATGGGCGCGATCGTCGTGGCGACCGTCGAGGCGGCGCTCGTCTTCCAGGCCCTCGGGCCCGTGATCGCCGCCGTGCTCGGCCTGGCCGCGCTGCCGGTCCTCGTCCGCGGGGCGCGCTCCGGGCGGATGCGCACCCGCACCGCCTGGGTCCTCGCGGGCGTGGGCGGGGTGATCTGCGCGACCGCCACGGTCGGCCTCTCGCCCGACGAGGTCGACTCCGTGACGATCTCCTGGCTCACCTGCGGCATCCTCGCCGCCTGCGTCCTGGTGTGGATGGCCGGCCACCGCCTGCCCCCGCTCGTGGCCACGGGCTTCCTCGTGACGGCGATCGCGGTGTGGGGCGGCCCCGCCGACGTGGTGCGCCTGGGCCTCGCCGCGGAGATCGTGCTGGTCGCCGCGGGCCTCCTGCTGCACCGGGCGCTCCGCGACGTCACCGCGGCGACCCGTCGGGCGGGCGCGGCCGCGCGGGAGACCCTGCGGTGGCAGGCCGAGATCGACGCCTACCAGCTCGAGCGGCAGGACCGGCTGCGCACGGCGGCCGGCGAGGTCGCGCCCGTGCTCCGCCGGATCGTCGCGGACGACGGCGCGCTGGACGACGCGTCGCGGGCGGAGTGCGGCGTGCTCGAGCAGACGCTGCGGGACGAGATCCGCGGCCGGCGCCTGCTGAACGACGGCCTGCGGCGGGTGATCCGCGCCCACCGCCGACGGGGCGCGCAGGTGCAGGTGCTCGACGACGGCGGCCTGGACGACCTGGCGCCGGACGCGCTCGACGCGCTCCTCGACGACGTCGCCGAGGTGCTCCGCCCGCTGCGGTCGAGCCGCATCGTGGTCCGCACGAGCGACCCGCAGTCCGGCGCGGCCGTCACGATCGTCGCGTCGTCACCCGACGAGATCGCGGCCGCGCTGGGCCTCGAGAGCGACGAGGAGGTCGAGCTGTGGACGTCGATCCCCCGGCCACCCGCCTAG
- a CDS encoding VOC family protein produces MPRITPTLWFGEEIEEAARFYVDLFPGSRITGTSRYPDDFPDPALRGTALVVDVELDGQPHRLLNGGGGMQATEALSLSISVGGQEEVDRYWDAFADGGTEGRCGWVRDRWGFWWQVVPEAMATTIGGPDPEGAARAMAAMMGMGRLVVAELQAAYDGR; encoded by the coding sequence ATGCCGCGCATCACCCCCACCCTCTGGTTCGGCGAGGAGATCGAGGAGGCGGCGCGATTCTACGTCGACCTCTTCCCCGGCTCCCGGATCACCGGCACCTCGCGCTACCCGGACGACTTCCCGGATCCGGCCCTGCGCGGCACGGCCCTCGTGGTCGACGTGGAGCTCGACGGGCAGCCGCACCGCCTGCTGAACGGCGGGGGCGGCATGCAGGCGACGGAGGCGCTGTCGCTGTCGATCTCGGTCGGCGGCCAGGAGGAGGTCGACCGCTACTGGGACGCCTTCGCCGACGGCGGGACCGAGGGCCGGTGCGGCTGGGTGCGCGACCGCTGGGGGTTCTGGTGGCAGGTGGTGCCGGAGGCCATGGCGACCACGATCGGCGGCCCCGACCCGGAGGGCGCCGCGCGCGCCATGGCCGCGATGATGGGCATGGGCCGGCTCGTCGTGGCTGAGCTGCAGGCCGCGTACGACGGGCGCTGA
- a CDS encoding LacI family DNA-binding transcriptional regulator, which translates to MAGPARLSGAGAAGREPTRDPAGRPTIHDVAAAAGVSRQTVTRAMNGMPGISEATKRRVLDAAEQLAYRPSRFGRGLVTGGDHQLGLVVDDLRNPWSPELASAVVRVAAARGWNVSLADVGLAADSDRMVQALGAQTDAVIGTLGTRAGEWIARLGSVPVVELDPHGEPERAAVLLDPSEAIDALADHLQAAGVAHPVVLDAAVAAGPSVRAGLLLEAFAARGMAATVVRAAAPTAEAAAAATERIVARPRTADAIVAFNDVCALGVLSACRRAGVDVPGDVRVAGIDGLSIGRLLAPTLTTLAVDLDELARHALDLAVAMIAGELPRSGPEVVRTVRHQLVVRESA; encoded by the coding sequence GTGGCTGGACCTGCGCGGCTGAGCGGCGCGGGCGCGGCCGGCCGGGAGCCCACGAGGGACCCGGCCGGCCGGCCCACGATCCACGACGTCGCGGCCGCCGCCGGGGTCTCCCGGCAGACGGTGACGCGCGCGATGAACGGCATGCCGGGCATCAGCGAGGCGACGAAGCGGCGCGTGCTCGACGCCGCGGAGCAGCTCGCGTACCGCCCGTCGCGCTTCGGCCGCGGGCTCGTGACGGGCGGCGACCACCAGCTCGGCCTCGTGGTCGACGACCTGCGGAACCCGTGGTCGCCCGAGCTCGCGTCCGCGGTCGTGCGGGTCGCCGCGGCCCGCGGCTGGAACGTGTCGCTCGCCGACGTGGGCCTCGCCGCCGACTCCGACCGCATGGTCCAGGCGCTCGGCGCGCAGACCGACGCGGTGATCGGCACCCTCGGCACGCGCGCCGGCGAATGGATCGCCCGCCTCGGCTCGGTGCCGGTCGTGGAGCTGGATCCGCACGGCGAGCCCGAGCGCGCCGCCGTCCTCCTCGATCCCTCGGAGGCGATCGACGCGCTCGCCGACCACCTGCAGGCGGCCGGCGTCGCGCACCCGGTCGTGCTCGACGCCGCCGTCGCCGCGGGACCGAGCGTGCGCGCGGGCCTGCTCCTCGAGGCCTTCGCGGCCCGGGGGATGGCGGCGACCGTCGTGCGGGCCGCGGCGCCCACCGCGGAGGCGGCCGCCGCGGCGACCGAGCGGATAGTGGCCCGTCCCCGAACGGCCGACGCGATCGTCGCGTTCAACGACGTGTGCGCGCTCGGGGTGCTCTCCGCCTGCCGCCGTGCGGGCGTGGACGTGCCGGGCGACGTGCGCGTGGCCGGCATCGACGGCCTCTCGATCGGCCGGCTGCTCGCGCCCACGCTCACGACGCTCGCGGTCGACCTCGACGAGCTCGCCCGCCACGCCCTCGACCTCGCGGTCGCGATGATCGCCGGCGAGCTCCCGCGCTCCGGCCCCGAGGTGGTCCGCACGGTGCGGCACCAGCTGGTGGTGCGCGAGTCGGCGTAG
- a CDS encoding aldo/keto reductase — MTDPTPTTTTAPGWAVLGPGSIARRFLSQLPASTRDARLVAAGSSRTERARAFATEAADHGFADVAGGDYEAALADPAVDAVYISTVHTGHADLVIRALDAGKAVLCEKPLAVNHGTAMALVDAAREAGLPLVEAYMYRFHPQTAALLELVRDGVIGELAHVDASFSFRTGSRTGRLYDTATAGGGILDVGGYTVTGVAAVVQAATGIAVAEPLTLEVDGTVGPTGVDEWSVARATYRGGAGRPGITATLRAGVALDEPQGLTILGSRGRIHLSDPWTLGDAPTIEVQVVGEEPRTLSFTGAKPYAIEADATTDALAAGLGEAAQMTLDETLATARTLDRWRAALQLRYPFEAEDADIPTVSGRPLRVRDDSTMLYGEIPGVGKRMSRLVMGVDNQPDLAHASAIFDHFVEQGGNAFDTGYIYGGGVLEGRLGSWIRNRGIREDVVVITKGAHTPHCDPESLTSQLLESLDRQGTDYADIYLMHRDNPEVPVGEFVDVMDEHQRAGRIRSYGVSNWTPERFDEAQAYAQANGRAGFQALSDHFGLAEAYDVPWAGCVHVTDPASKAWLEERQIPLLPWSSQARGFFTGRARPDDLSDPELVRCYYGDDNFERLRRAEELAAEHGVQATAIALAYVLAQPFPTFPLFGPRTITEVRSSMRGLSIELTPEQVAWLDLRG; from the coding sequence ATGACCGACCCCACCCCGACCACCACGACCGCACCCGGCTGGGCGGTCCTCGGCCCGGGCTCCATCGCCCGCCGCTTCCTCTCCCAGCTGCCCGCGAGCACGCGCGACGCGCGCCTCGTGGCGGCCGGCAGCTCCCGCACGGAGCGCGCACGGGCCTTCGCGACGGAGGCCGCCGACCACGGCTTCGCCGACGTCGCGGGCGGCGACTACGAGGCCGCCCTCGCGGATCCCGCCGTCGATGCCGTCTACATCTCGACCGTGCACACCGGCCACGCCGACCTCGTGATCCGCGCGCTCGACGCCGGCAAGGCCGTCCTCTGCGAGAAGCCGCTCGCGGTCAACCACGGCACCGCCATGGCGCTCGTCGACGCGGCCCGCGAGGCGGGCCTGCCGCTCGTCGAGGCGTACATGTACCGCTTCCACCCGCAGACGGCGGCGCTCCTCGAGCTGGTGCGCGACGGCGTCATCGGCGAGCTCGCCCACGTCGACGCGTCCTTCTCCTTCCGCACCGGATCCCGCACCGGCCGCCTCTACGACACCGCGACCGCGGGCGGCGGGATCCTCGACGTGGGCGGCTACACCGTCACCGGCGTGGCCGCCGTCGTGCAGGCCGCGACCGGGATCGCCGTCGCCGAGCCGCTGACGCTCGAGGTGGACGGCACCGTCGGCCCGACCGGCGTCGACGAGTGGTCCGTCGCGCGGGCGACCTACCGCGGCGGCGCGGGGCGGCCCGGCATCACCGCGACCCTCCGCGCGGGCGTCGCCCTCGACGAACCGCAGGGGCTCACGATCCTGGGCTCGAGGGGCCGCATCCACCTCAGCGACCCGTGGACCCTCGGCGACGCCCCGACCATCGAGGTCCAGGTCGTCGGCGAGGAGCCGCGCACGCTCTCCTTCACGGGCGCGAAGCCGTACGCGATCGAGGCCGACGCCACGACCGACGCGCTCGCCGCGGGACTGGGCGAGGCCGCGCAGATGACGCTCGACGAGACCCTCGCGACCGCCCGCACGCTCGACCGCTGGCGCGCCGCGCTCCAGCTCCGCTACCCGTTCGAGGCCGAGGACGCGGACATCCCCACCGTCTCCGGCCGGCCGCTGCGGGTGCGCGACGACAGCACGATGCTCTACGGCGAGATCCCGGGCGTCGGCAAGCGCATGTCGCGGCTCGTCATGGGCGTCGACAACCAGCCCGACCTGGCGCACGCGTCCGCGATCTTCGACCACTTCGTCGAGCAGGGCGGCAACGCATTCGACACCGGCTACATCTACGGCGGCGGCGTGCTCGAGGGGCGCCTCGGCAGCTGGATCCGGAACCGCGGCATCCGCGAGGACGTCGTCGTCATCACCAAGGGCGCGCACACCCCGCACTGCGACCCCGAGTCGCTCACGAGCCAGCTGCTCGAGAGCCTCGACCGCCAGGGCACCGACTACGCCGACATCTACCTCATGCACCGCGACAACCCCGAGGTGCCGGTCGGGGAGTTCGTCGACGTGATGGACGAGCACCAGCGCGCCGGCCGGATCCGCTCCTACGGCGTCTCGAACTGGACGCCCGAGCGCTTCGACGAGGCGCAGGCCTACGCGCAGGCGAACGGCCGCGCCGGGTTCCAGGCGCTGAGCGACCACTTCGGCCTGGCCGAGGCGTACGACGTGCCGTGGGCCGGATGCGTGCACGTCACGGATCCCGCGTCCAAGGCGTGGCTCGAGGAGCGGCAGATCCCGCTGCTGCCGTGGTCGTCGCAGGCCCGCGGCTTCTTCACCGGCCGCGCCCGCCCGGACGACCTGAGCGACCCGGAGCTCGTGCGCTGCTACTACGGCGACGACAACTTCGAGCGCCTGCGCCGCGCCGAGGAGCTCGCGGCCGAGCACGGCGTGCAGGCCACGGCGATCGCCCTCGCCTACGTGCTCGCGCAGCCGTTCCCGACCTTCCCGCTGTTCGGACCGCGCACCATCACCGAGGTCCGCTCCTCCATGCGCGGCCTGTCGATCGAGCTCACCCCGGAGCAGGTGGCGTGGCTGGACCTGCGCGGCTGA
- a CDS encoding trypsin-like serine protease, whose protein sequence is MIAGSRIDSSAGTCTVGAVLIPRSWYLSLTPYQRATRYIVTAAHCGPMYSTVHFGTAAIGTVDWISPHDSDIELIRVSPQPDERTLYCRSHHSSAAFCSPIQTYTARANSQVFMPNRGRIGRQPIQGTASAEGRFCTSGFASGVKCVFQPVSLPRGVQTRWSHMSAGETDEHDAITGGDSGGPVVSYGNQLLGIISGKTADGHYLLYTSSAQMLAELPAYVLAPTR, encoded by the coding sequence GTGATCGCGGGATCGCGCATCGACTCGTCGGCGGGGACCTGCACGGTCGGCGCCGTCCTCATCCCCCGCAGCTGGTACCTGTCGCTCACCCCCTACCAGCGGGCCACCCGGTACATCGTCACCGCGGCGCACTGCGGGCCGATGTACTCGACCGTCCACTTCGGCACCGCGGCCATCGGCACGGTCGACTGGATCTCGCCCCACGACTCCGACATCGAGCTCATCCGCGTCTCGCCCCAGCCCGACGAGCGCACGCTGTACTGCCGGTCGCACCACTCCTCGGCGGCGTTCTGCAGCCCCATCCAGACGTACACGGCGCGCGCGAACAGCCAGGTGTTCATGCCGAACCGCGGCCGCATCGGCCGCCAGCCGATCCAGGGCACCGCCAGCGCCGAGGGGCGGTTCTGCACCAGCGGGTTCGCGTCCGGCGTCAAGTGCGTCTTCCAGCCGGTGAGCCTGCCCCGCGGCGTCCAGACGAGGTGGAGCCACATGTCGGCGGGCGAGACGGACGAGCACGACGCGATCACCGGCGGCGACTCCGGCGGCCCCGTGGTCTCGTACGGGAACCAGCTGCTCGGCATCATCTCCGGCAAGACGGCCGACGGCCACTACCTGCTCTACACGTCGAGCGCGCAGATGCTCGCGGAGCTGCCGGCCTACGTGCTGGCGCCCACGCGCTGA
- a CDS encoding SDR family oxidoreductase → MPRRPLDIPVPDLTGRRALVTGGSDGIGLALATRLAGAGAEVLLPVRDRRKGEAAVARIRERHPAARVALHDLDLASLGSVEALAARLADEGAPLHLLVANAGVMTPPERRTTADGFELQIGTNHLGHVALVGRLLPLLRAGSARVVSQVSIAAGANAVAWDDLQWERRYDAMRAYSSSKIAFGLFALELQRRSAAGGWGITSALAHPGIAPTSLLAARPATGRSRDGLDVRTIRLLSRLGILVGTVETAYLPALVAATAPDGGGRMYGPRGPGHLGGGPTALPPFPRVAVEADARRIWTLSEELTGVRFPA, encoded by the coding sequence ATGCCCCGTCGCCCCCTCGACATCCCCGTCCCCGACCTCACCGGTCGCCGCGCCCTCGTCACGGGAGGCAGCGACGGCATCGGCCTCGCGCTCGCCACCCGGCTCGCGGGCGCCGGCGCCGAGGTGCTGCTGCCCGTGCGCGACCGCCGGAAGGGCGAGGCGGCCGTGGCGCGGATCCGCGAGCGCCACCCCGCCGCCCGCGTCGCGCTGCACGACCTCGACCTGGCCTCGCTCGGATCCGTCGAGGCGCTCGCCGCCCGGCTCGCCGACGAGGGCGCACCCCTGCACCTGCTCGTCGCCAACGCCGGCGTCATGACGCCGCCCGAGCGCCGCACCACCGCCGACGGCTTCGAGCTGCAGATCGGCACCAACCACCTCGGCCACGTCGCGCTCGTGGGCCGGCTGTTGCCGCTGCTGCGGGCGGGATCCGCGCGCGTCGTCTCGCAGGTGAGCATCGCCGCCGGGGCGAACGCCGTGGCGTGGGACGACCTCCAGTGGGAGCGTCGCTACGACGCGATGCGCGCGTACAGCTCGTCGAAGATCGCGTTCGGGCTCTTCGCGCTGGAGCTCCAGCGGCGGAGCGCGGCGGGCGGCTGGGGGATCACGAGCGCCCTCGCGCACCCGGGCATCGCGCCGACCAGCCTGCTCGCGGCGCGCCCGGCGACGGGCCGCTCGCGCGACGGGCTCGACGTGCGGACGATCCGGCTGCTGTCGCGGCTGGGGATCCTCGTCGGCACGGTCGAGACCGCCTACCTGCCCGCGCTCGTCGCCGCCACGGCGCCCGACGGCGGCGGCCGGATGTACGGCCCGCGCGGCCCCGGGCACCTCGGCGGCGGCCCGACCGCCCTGCCGCCGTTCCCGCGCGTCGCGGTCGAGGCGGACGCCCGCCGGATCTGGACGCTCTCGGAGGAGCTGACGGGGGTGCGGTTCCCCGCGTGA
- a CDS encoding helix-turn-helix transcriptional regulator, with protein MRQMDPAGLAEFLRRRREALQPEDVGLARTARRRTSGLRREEVAALSSMSADYYARIERGSSPQPSEQMLAAIAHGLHLTVDERDHLFLLAGHQPAARSGSGDHVGPGLQRILDRLVDTPAEVVTELGETLMQTPLGVALTGDTAHLTGPERSIGYRWFADPASRRLYPEEDHAALGRLWVSGLREVATRRGPGSRAAGFVDLLLPRSAEFRALWAAHEVGLRPSAVKRFEHPELGRLELSCQTLTDPERAHHLLVYTAAPGSESHEKLRLLGVIGAQQLG; from the coding sequence ATGCGCCAGATGGATCCCGCGGGGCTCGCCGAGTTCCTCCGCCGACGCCGCGAGGCGCTCCAGCCCGAGGACGTCGGGCTCGCCCGCACCGCGCGCCGCCGCACGAGCGGGCTCCGGCGCGAGGAGGTCGCGGCGCTCTCGAGCATGTCCGCCGACTACTACGCGCGCATCGAGCGCGGCAGCAGCCCGCAGCCGTCGGAGCAGATGCTCGCGGCGATCGCCCACGGCCTCCACCTCACGGTCGACGAGCGCGACCACCTGTTCCTCCTCGCGGGCCACCAGCCGGCGGCGCGCAGCGGATCCGGCGACCACGTGGGGCCGGGCCTCCAGCGGATCCTCGACCGGCTCGTCGACACGCCCGCCGAGGTGGTGACCGAGCTCGGCGAGACGCTGATGCAGACCCCGCTCGGCGTCGCGCTCACGGGCGACACCGCGCACCTCACGGGGCCGGAGCGGAGCATCGGGTACCGGTGGTTCGCGGATCCCGCCAGCCGCCGCCTCTACCCCGAGGAGGACCACGCGGCCCTCGGGCGGCTCTGGGTCTCCGGGCTGCGGGAGGTCGCGACCCGGCGCGGCCCCGGATCCCGCGCAGCCGGCTTCGTGGACCTGCTGCTCCCCCGGAGCGCCGAGTTCCGCGCCCTGTGGGCGGCGCACGAGGTGGGCCTGCGGCCGAGCGCCGTCAAGCGCTTCGAGCACCCGGAGCTCGGCCGGCTCGAGCTCTCCTGCCAGACCCTCACGGACCCGGAGCGGGCGCACCACCTGCTCGTCTACACGGCCGCGCCCGGCTCCGAGAGCCACGAGAAGCTGCGGCTGCTCGGGGTGATCGGGGCGCAGCAGCTGGGGTGA